A stretch of the Erpetoichthys calabaricus chromosome 3, fErpCal1.3, whole genome shotgun sequence genome encodes the following:
- the tmem88b gene encoding transmembrane protein 88 b, translating to MSESLEKLSAVELGAILDSESLPVGNSGSGVMSPVVVVPPPYSVAEAPLELRGSLDCWACSVLISLQNLVIAAINLSLISLIFGLVLTPASVMLTFGFLCHSKVQPIGAVPYCSALLNDAGCTALIVVGFLLVPPLLVLALAAYCRVARHLQLGLCFIPYSRAVYKNLPASQYRGLGLCCEGPGGVDNQGGGKVWV from the exons ATGTCTGAATCTCTCGAGAAGCTCAGTGCGGTGGAGCTGGGAGCGATCCTTGATTCCGAATCCCTCCCCGTTGGCAACTCTGGCTCTGGAGTCATGTCACCAGTGGTTGTGGTGCCTCCTCCCTACTCAGTGGCAGAAGCTCCCTTAGAGTTGCGAGGCTCTCTGGACTGCTGGGCCTGCTCTGTCCTTATCTCCTTGCAGAACCTCGTCATAGCTGCCATCAACCTGAGCCTTATCTCGCTCATCTTTGGCCTAGTCCTCACACCTGCCTCGGTCATGCTGACTTTTGGATTCCTCTGTCACTCCAAG GTTCAACCCATTGGTGCCGTCCCATACTGCTCTGCCTTGCTCAACGATGCCGGCTGCACGGCGCTTATCGTAGTGGGATTCCTGCTGGTCCCACCCTTACTGGTGCTGGCATTAGCTGCCTATTGCCGTGTTGCCCGCCATCTCCAGCTGGGGTTGTGTTTCATCCCTTATAGCCGAGCAGTGTACAAGAACCTGCCTGCATCCCAGTACCGTGGCCTGGGCTTGTGCTGTGAGGGGCCTGGGGGTGTCGACAATCAGGGCGGTGGGAAGGTCTGGGTGTGA